The sequence GTAGGCTCTCCTTTTTCATCTAACTTAAACAAGAAGAACTCTGGCTCTGGCCCTAGGTTGAACTCTGTAAATCCGAGCTCCTTCATTTCTTTTAGTACACGTTTTAAGTTGTAACGCGGACATCCCTCAAACGGTGTACCATCCGGATTATAAATGTCACAAATAAAGCGTGCCACTTTTCCTTTTTCAGCTGTCCATGGGAAAATAACGAATGTATCTAAATCTGGGTACAAGTACATATCTGATTCTTCGATGCGAACAAATCCTTCGATCGATGATCCGTCAAACATCATTTTATTATCGAGCGCTTTTTGTAGCTGGCTCACTGGAATTTCTACGTTTTTAATCGTGCCGAGAATGTCAGTGAACTGCAAGCGAATATACTTTACATTCTCTTCCTTTACAATACGAAAAATGTCTTCTTTTGTGTACTTAGTCATACATATTCCTCCCCCAAAATGAAAAGATCATTTATGTTAAAAAACATAAATTTTTTAATGAAAAAAACGAGCGATATCGCCTTGACGAAGTGAAGCGCGATTAAAGCGACCTGCTTGCATCAGCTCGGCACGCAAAAGTTTGCGCAACTCCGCTTCCGACAAACCTTGCTTCATGACTTTCGGCGCAACAGGTGGCGTTGCTTCAGCGTGTTGTTGCTGACGTGAAGCAAAAATTTGTTTAATTCCCGCCAAATTAACCCCTTGCTCGATTAGATCTTTAATTTCAAGCAACCGATCCACGTCATTAAACGAGAACAACCGCCGATTACCTTCTGTCCGTGCAGGTGAAATAAGACCGTGTTCTTCATAATAACGGATTTGACGTGCTGATAAATCTGTTAACTGCATAACGATACCGATAGGAAATAACGGCATGGAGCGACGAATTTGACTATTCATGTCGACCCCTCCTTACGTAATACGTACTTTTATTTTATTCTATGTTACTCTATATGTCAATGATACGTTATATTTTATTACATATTTTTTTCTGAGAGATTTTATAATTGAATCAATTGTTTTTCGAGCAATCGATCAATCGCCATGCAAACAGCGATTTTGACATGTGAGTACGTTAGTCCCCCTTGGACGTATGCAACATATGGAGGCCGAATCGGGCCATCGGCTGATAGCTCGATGCTTGCCCCTTGTACAAACGTCCCCGCCGCCATAATGACATCATCCTCATAACCCGGCATGTAATTCGGATATGGAGTAAAATGCGAATTGACAGGAGAGGCGAATTGAATGGCTTGACAAAACGCAATCATTTGTTCTGCATCGTCAAATTGCACGGACTGAATCAAGTCCGTACGCTTCGCATCCCACGTCGGATACGTGTTCATTCCGATTCGTTCAAGCATAGCTGCAGTAAAGACCGCGCCTTTTAACGCTTGTCCAACGATATGGGGGGCCAAGAAAAAGCCTTGATACATTTCTTGCAAACTGTACAAGGAGGCGCCTGCTTCCGCACCAATTCCTGGCGAGGTCATACGATATGCACACATATTGATATATTCTTTTTTACCGACGAGATATCCTCCCGTTTTTGCTAATCCGCCACCTGGATTTTTAATAAGTGAACCCGCCATTAAATCGGCGCCAACATGGCACGGCTCTTGGTTTTCCACAAATTCTCCGTAACAGTTATCAACAAACACAATAACGTCTTGTTTGATTGCTTTGACAAAATCAATCATCTCTTTTATTTCGGCAATAGTAAACGATGGTCGAGGATCGTACCCTTTCGATCGTTGAATACCAATCATCTTTGTCCGTTCGTTGATCGCCTGTTTGACTGCTACAAAATCGACTTTTCCTTCTGGAGTGAGCGGTACGCTCTGATAGCCGATATGGAACTCTTTTAACGAACCGATACCTTTGCCGCGAATGCCGACAATTTCTTCGAGTGTATCGTACGGTTTGCCGGTAATGTACAAAAGTTCATCGCCGGGACGTAAAATACCAAATAAGGCAATCGTAATGGCGTGCGTACCGGAAATGATTTGTGGGCGAACGAGCGCCGCTTCCCCACCGAATACATCCGCATACACTTTTTCAAGCGTATCACGTCCGATGTCATCATAACCATATCCCGTTGATGGAATAAAATGAGCATCGCTCACTTGATGGTGACGAAAACTCTGCAAAACACGATATTGGTTATAGTCGATTCGCTCGTCAATTGCCCGATGAACTGGGGCAATTTGTGCTTCAATTTCTTTGACGAGCGCTTCAATTTTTTCTCCATGAGTTAAATGTTGAAACATAAAACAACCCTTTCTATTTTTGATATGTTTTTAGTTGTGCTAAAAGTGGATGTTCCGACAATATGTAGCCGCTACATTCATACATGCCACTTTGTTCATTGTAATATATGTGCTGCACAATTGTTTCTGCTTTTAGCTGTGCGAGCAGTTTCCCCTCAAATGCAGGAATCGCTACATCGTAACGTTCCATCGCTTCGATCATGTGTGATTCAATAAATCGGCGCAGCTTTTGTACATCTTGTTCACTAAACGCACTTACTAATATATAGTCTGTTTTCGGGCTTGGAACAAAGCTTGGAAGAGTGATATCACGTTTGTTATATACAGTAGCGATTGGAATGGTCGTCGCCTCCAATTCTTCAAGCAAGCGATAGACCGTTTGTTCATGTTGAATATAATCAGGATTCGATGAATCGACAATATGTAAAATCAAATCGGCTTCTTTCACTTCTTCTAACGTCGAACGAAACGCTGCAACGAGCGTTGTCGGCAAGTCTTGAATAAAGCCGACCGTATCCGTCAACAGCGCGGTATAACCGCTTGGCAGCACAAGCTTTCTAGTGAGCGGATCTAACGTAGCGAACAATAAATTTTCTTCCAACGCATCCGCGTTCGTAAGCCGATTAAAAATCGTTGATTTGCCAGCGTTCGTATAGCCGACGAGCGCAATTTGAAACACAGCGTTTTTCTTCCGCCGCTCACGATACCGTCCACGATGTTCGACGACCGCTTTTAGCTGCGCTTTAATTTCATCGATGCGACGACGAATATGACGACGATCAGTTTCTAGTTTCGTTTCCCCCGGTCCCCTCGTTCCAATTCCACCACCTAAACGAGAGAGTTCTACACCTTGCCCACTTAACCGCGGCAAGATGTATTGCAATTGAGCAAGCTCGACTTGCAATTTCCCTTCTTTAGAGCGGGCGCGGCTTGCGAAAATGTCTAAAATAAGCTGCGTCCGGTCAATGACACGCACGTTTAATACCTTTGTTAAGTTGCGGTTTTGGCTTGGTGACAATTCATCATTAAAAATAACAACATCTGGTTCAAACTGTTCAATAAGTCGAACAAGCTCTTCCACTTTCCCTTTGCCGATATATGTCGCCGGATGGATCGTGTCCCGTCTTTGTGTGAGGCTTATGACTACTTCACCATTTGCCGTATGAACGAGCGAGGAAAGCTCTTCCATCGAATACGAAAACCGTTCATCATCAACATGTGGTAACTGACACCCAACAATAATCACTCTTTCTTTTTGCATATTTTCCCTCTTTCCTGTTGAACGTCTGTTCTCATCATAACAAATCTTATGTAAAAGTGCTATGACTGAAAAATGAGCATTGATTTTTTTATATTTTATACATAAAATTTTAACGTGATGTTACAGACAGAAAGGAATGCGACGATGACTTGGGAAGTATTAAGTATGATTGGCACCATCGCCTTTGCAATTAGCGGAGCTATTGTTGCTATGGAAGAAGAATACGATGTTTTAGGAGTGTATATTCTCGGGATTGTAACTGCATTCGGCGGCGGTGCTGTACGCAACGTATTAATTGGTGTACCTGTATCGATCCTCTGGCAGCAACAAACTCTTTTTTTGATTGCGTTTATTGCGATGACGATTGTCTATTTGTTTCCGCAAAAAATGCTACCACATTGGCAGCGGTGGGGGAACTTTTTTGATGCCCTCGGTCTTTCAGCGTTCGCTATTCAAGGAGCGCTATATGCTGTTCAAATGAATCGTCCGTTGAGTGCAGTCATCGTCGCTGCTGTATTGACCGGGAGCGGTGGGGGAATGATCCGCGATGTATTGGCCGGAAGAAAACCGCTCGTATTACGGGATGAAATTTATGCTGTGTGGGCCATTGTCGCTGGCATTGCAGTCGGAACCGGAATCGCACATTCTTCAATTAGTTTGTATGTATTGTTTGTTATTGTTGCAACATTGCGCATTTTATCGTATACATATAACTGGAAATTGCCAAATAAGTCGTTGAAGGCAGGAAACTGAAACCGGATGTCTCGATGGAGACATCCGATTTCTTTTTATTCTTCCCACCGTTCGATGATGGTCGCAGTGGACATGCCGTGCCCAATGCAAATCGTTAATAAGCCGTAGCGCCCCTTTCGTCGTTCGAGTTCGTGAACGAGGGATGCCATCAGTTTCACGCCAGTTGCGCCGAGCGGATGGCCTAAAGCGATAGCACCACCGTTAACGTTCACTTTCGAAAGGGGAGCACCGATCTCTTTTTGCCAAGCGAGGACGACAGGCGCAAACGCTTCGTTAATTTCGACAAGGAAGGTTTCCCTCCCCTATTTATTCAACAACTAGGTCACGTTCACGTATAATCATTAATTCTTTTTTATCGTAACGCCCTTCGTGCAACAGACGTACCGCTTGTTTTCGAATTGCTTTTTCAATCAAATTTCGAATGTAACGGCCGTTGCTAAATTTTCTTTGATATCCGTCGGCTAATAGTTGCTCAATATGTTCACGTAGCTTTCGTTCTGCTTCATTAGTAAGCTCGTATTCTCTTATATGAAGCATTTGTTTTGCAATTTGTACAAGTTCCTCTGCTGTATAGTCAGGAAATTCAAGTATTAACGGAAAGCGTGACGGCAATCCTGGATTTAAAGATAAAAAATAGTCCATTTCGGCTGGATATCCTGCTAAAATAACGACTAAGTCATCAGAAAAATCTTCAATTCCTTTTACTAACGTATCAATCGCTTCTTTTCCAAAATCTTTCTCCCCTCCACGCGCAAGGGAGTATGCTTCGTCAATAAATAAAATACCTCCACGTGCTTTCTTAATTAAGTCACGTGTTTTATTGGCGGTATGACCGATATATTCGCCAACTAAATCCGCACGTTCTGCTTCAATAAAATGTCCTTTAGATAACACATTCATTTCTAAAAATAACTTACCAAGAATACGAGCAACTGTCGTTTTCCCAGTCCCGGGATTCCCTTTAAAAATCATGTGAAGAGACTGTTTATTTCCCTTTAATCCATTTGCTTGACGTGCTTTATTAATGTATAACCATGCGTAAATTTCCTTAATTAATTTTTTCACTTCACTTAGTCCAACTAACTCATCTAGTTCCTTCTGAATCTCTTTCAATACTGCGTGTTGATGATAATCAATGCGATTCGGTGTTTCTTCTTTCGGTAAATAATTAACGTTTTTCGCATTAAGCACGATATTAATTTGACTTTTTGTTTGCTTCATCGTCAACTCTGACAAGGCAACGTCACCTCTCCTTCATCGTTGCTTCTTTTATCAATATACGCTACCATCGCCCATTTCGTGACAAATGCCTAACGAAAAAATCGCCCACCGATATAGGTGAGCGATATATCTTACTCAATCTCAATTTTTACGTTTTTTTGTGGTGCAAATGTGGAAATGGCATGTTTATAAATTAATTGTTGTTTTCCATCCA comes from Anoxybacillus flavithermus and encodes:
- a CDS encoding trimeric intracellular cation channel family protein is translated as MTWEVLSMIGTIAFAISGAIVAMEEEYDVLGVYILGIVTAFGGGAVRNVLIGVPVSILWQQQTLFLIAFIAMTIVYLFPQKMLPHWQRWGNFFDALGLSAFAIQGALYAVQMNRPLSAVIVAAVLTGSGGGMIRDVLAGRKPLVLRDEIYAVWAIVAGIAVGTGIAHSSISLYVLFVIVATLRILSYTYNWKLPNKSLKAGN
- a CDS encoding aminotransferase class I/II-fold pyridoxal phosphate-dependent enzyme, with the protein product MFQHLTHGEKIEALVKEIEAQIAPVHRAIDERIDYNQYRVLQSFRHHQVSDAHFIPSTGYGYDDIGRDTLEKVYADVFGGEAALVRPQIISGTHAITIALFGILRPGDELLYITGKPYDTLEEIVGIRGKGIGSLKEFHIGYQSVPLTPEGKVDFVAVKQAINERTKMIGIQRSKGYDPRPSFTIAEIKEMIDFVKAIKQDVIVFVDNCYGEFVENQEPCHVGADLMAGSLIKNPGGGLAKTGGYLVGKKEYINMCAYRMTSPGIGAEAGASLYSLQEMYQGFFLAPHIVGQALKGAVFTAAMLERIGMNTYPTWDAKRTDLIQSVQFDDAEQMIAFCQAIQFASPVNSHFTPYPNYMPGYEDDVIMAAGTFVQGASIELSADGPIRPPYVAYVQGGLTYSHVKIAVCMAIDRLLEKQLIQL
- a CDS encoding MerR family transcriptional regulator, translating into MNSQIRRSMPLFPIGIVMQLTDLSARQIRYYEEHGLISPARTEGNRRLFSFNDVDRLLEIKDLIEQGVNLAGIKQIFASRQQQHAEATPPVAPKVMKQGLSEAELRKLLRAELMQAGRFNRASLRQGDIARFFH
- the hflX gene encoding GTPase HflX: MQKERVIIVGCQLPHVDDERFSYSMEELSSLVHTANGEVVISLTQRRDTIHPATYIGKGKVEELVRLIEQFEPDVVIFNDELSPSQNRNLTKVLNVRVIDRTQLILDIFASRARSKEGKLQVELAQLQYILPRLSGQGVELSRLGGGIGTRGPGETKLETDRRHIRRRIDEIKAQLKAVVEHRGRYRERRKKNAVFQIALVGYTNAGKSTIFNRLTNADALEENLLFATLDPLTRKLVLPSGYTALLTDTVGFIQDLPTTLVAAFRSTLEEVKEADLILHIVDSSNPDYIQHEQTVYRLLEELEATTIPIATVYNKRDITLPSFVPSPKTDYILVSAFSEQDVQKLRRFIESHMIEAMERYDVAIPAFEGKLLAQLKAETIVQHIYYNEQSGMYECSGYILSEHPLLAQLKTYQK
- the spoVK gene encoding stage V sporulation protein K codes for the protein MSELTMKQTKSQINIVLNAKNVNYLPKEETPNRIDYHQHAVLKEIQKELDELVGLSEVKKLIKEIYAWLYINKARQANGLKGNKQSLHMIFKGNPGTGKTTVARILGKLFLEMNVLSKGHFIEAERADLVGEYIGHTANKTRDLIKKARGGILFIDEAYSLARGGEKDFGKEAIDTLVKGIEDFSDDLVVILAGYPAEMDYFLSLNPGLPSRFPLILEFPDYTAEELVQIAKQMLHIREYELTNEAERKLREHIEQLLADGYQRKFSNGRYIRNLIEKAIRKQAVRLLHEGRYDKKELMIIRERDLVVE